One segment of Zonotrichia albicollis isolate bZonAlb1 chromosome 4, bZonAlb1.hap1, whole genome shotgun sequence DNA contains the following:
- the LOC102069268 gene encoding uncharacterized protein LOC102069268 encodes MCGQEERIIVYKPKTYASKGRSLLDKCVLQVRSGCSSFSCPLLTCSSWGTRRAKHQTAAFSASSSLLFNPFQQKFSFASGNALQRQECSHTFAPEGEPGSRGRGRRLRLCRAVPFRAGPCRAVPGRAVPRGAAGGAVARGAARPREGGGQAAAMALSAVQQVLVSAVLVLCVFVVMPRMFGGGGGGRPGRSPRGGKAGPGHYDPRQHGRGSPQTVYQVHRTPGNSDSNTYQSFQQMRNAMEKEIKSERTRGNGRELAFTLMPLYALGVGVFAAYKLLKMKSHEESHSKKEKSTEDKAKETEHQLLELEQHLAQTEKMLNSLLTQLDPLSNCVNALACEQKDEIMTQLQSIRRLMKESGLDKSENKMKELGHICDEKLEDLIQSFAEHSQEKEMDNREDDCNGDLLEDIDNDYKIEEHELHSECEIHQLEPDVVEDEEMISKDAIESEEMGLRRRNRCEWNLHM; translated from the exons ATGTGTGGACAAGAAGAGAGAATTATTGTATACAAG CCTAAAACCTACGCAAGCAAAGGACGTTCTTTGCTGGATAAATGCGTGCTCCAAGTGCGCTCGGGATGCTCATCATTTAGCTGCCCGTTGCTAACATGTTCCTCTTGGGGCACTAGGCGGGCCAAACATCAAACAGCTGCTTTTTCTGCATCTTCTTCACTTTTGTTTAACCCTTTCCAGCAAAAATTTTCATTCGCCAGTGGAAATGCCCTTCAGCGCCAGGAGTGCAGTCACACGTTTGCCCCTGAAGGAGAGCCCGGCAGCCGGGGCCGCGGGCGGCGCTTGAGgctgtgccgtgccgtgccgttcCGCGCtgggccgtgccgtgccgtgccgggcCGTGCCGTGCCGCGGGGCGCCGCCGGGGGCGCTGTGGCGCGGGGCGCGGCCCGGCCTCGGGAAGGCGGCGGGCAGGCGGCGGCCATGGCGCTGTCGGCTGTGCAGCAGGTGCTGGTCTCGGCCGTGCTGGTGCTCTGCGTCTTCGTCGTCATGCCCAGGATGTTCGGGGGAGGAGGCGGCGGGCGGCCCGGCCGGTCCCCGCGGGGCGGCAAGGCTGGCCCCGGCCACTACGATCCCCGTCAGCACGGCAGAG gtaGTCCTCAGACAGTTTATCAAGTTCACCGGACTCCAGGAAATTCTGACAGTAATACTTACCAGAGTTTTCAACAGATGAGAAATGCAATGGAGAAAGAGATCAAAAGCGAGAGAACGAGAGGAAACGGTCGAGAGTTAGCATTCACCCTCATGCCCCTGTATGCTCTTGGAGTGGGAGTGTTTGCAGCATACAAACTTCTTAAG atgAAGTCACATGAAGAAAGTCactccaaaaaggaaaaaagtacaGAAGACAAGGCAAAGGAAACAG AGCATCAGCTTTTAGAACTGGAGCAACATCTAGCACAGACAGAGAAAATGTTAAATTCTTTATTGACTCAGTTGGATCCACTTTCAAACTG TGTCAATGCTTTAGCTTGTGAGCAGAAAGATGAAATAATGACACAGCTCCAATCAATTAGACGACTGATGAAAGAAAGTGGATTGGATAAATCAGAAAACAAGATGAAag AACTTGGACACATTTGTGATGAGAAACTTGAAGATCTCATTCAGTCGTTTGCCGAACATTCTCAAGAGAAAGAAATGGACAACAGAGAAGATGACTGTAATGGAGATTTGCTTGAGGATATTGATAATGATTACAAAATAGAAGAGCATGAATTACATAGTGAATGTGAAATACATCAGTTGGAGCCAGATGTTGTAGAAGATGAAGAAATGATAAGCAAAGATGCCATTGAATCAGAAGAGATGGGACTGAGGAGACGCAATAGATGTGAATGGAATCTGCATATGTAA